One part of the Salmo salar chromosome ssa10, Ssal_v3.1, whole genome shotgun sequence genome encodes these proteins:
- the tat gene encoding tyrosine aminotransferase produces the protein MEDNSYVVKMNWNGVNENNSLNGVNGKGLNGNGIQHKTVKGSVYKSKQKSHRQRWNIQPSEMSINTLNPIRAIVDGMKLTPNPEKPMIALSIGDPTVFGNLPTDEKVSQALKDAIDSHKYNGYAPSVGYQKSRDVVANFYSCPEAPLEADDVVLTSGCSQAIDLAITVLCNPGDNILIPCPGFSLYKTLAVSLGIQVKLYNLLPEKSWEIDLQHMESLIDDRTTCLIINNPSNPCGSVYSKEHLKHVLSVASKNCIPILADEIYGDMVFPGCKYQSMASLSSDVPILACGGLAKRWLVPGWRMGWILIHDRNQIFGKEIRQGLVKLSQRILGACTIVQGAIESILNDTPQEFYYRTISFLKSNSEICFSELSTVPGLTPVLPAGAMYLMVGIEMEHFPEFQNDVQFTERLVTEQSVFCLPATAFEYPNYFRIVVTVPEEMMVEACARIREFCQHHYRPSSQDSNELDQ, from the exons ATGGAGGACAATTCCTATGTGGTCAAAATGAATTGGAATGGTGTCAATGAGAATAATTCTCTCAATGGCGTCAATGGAAAAGGTCTTAATGGGAATGGTATCCAACATAAGACTGTGAAAGGCAGTGTTTATAAATCCAAGCAGAAGAGCCACAGGCAGCGATGGAACATCCAGCCCTCAGAGATGTCAATCAACACCTTGAATCCCATCCGTGCCATTGTGGACGGGATGAAGCTCACACCCAACCCCGAGAAGCCCATGATTGCTCTATCCATTG GGGACCCTACAGTGTTCGGGAACCTGCCTACCGATGAAAAAGTTAGCCAGGCCTTGAAGGATGCCATTGACTCACACAAATACAACGGCTATGCCCCGTCTGTTG GTTATCAGAAGAGCAGAGATGTGGTGGCAAACTTCTACAGTTGCCCCGAGGCCCCCTTGGAGGCAGAT GATGTGGTTCTGACCAGTGGCTGCAGCCAGGCTATAGATCTGGCCATCACGGTGCTGTGTAACCCTGGAGACAACATCCTAATCCCCTGCCCTGGATTCTCCCTCTACAAGACTTTGGCTGTGTCTCTGGGCATCCAGGTCAAACTGTACAACCTGCTG CCAGAGAAGTCTTGGGAGATCGATCTCCAGCATATGGAAAGCCTGATCGATGACAGGACAACATGCCTGATCATCAACAATCCTTCCAACCCTTgcggctctgtctacagtaaagAGCATCTAAAGCATGTCCTCTCAG TTGCCTCCAAAAATTGCATCCCAATCCTGGCTGATGAGATCTATGGTGACATG GTGTTTCCAGGTTGCAAGTACCAATCTATGGCGTCCCTCAGCAGTGATGTGCCCATCCTGGCATGTGGCGGTCTGGCCAAGCGATGGTTGGTTCCTGGCTGGAGGATGGGCTGGATCCTCATTCATGACAGGAACCAAATCTTCGGAAAAGAG ATTCGTCAGGGTTTGGTTAAGCTTAGCCAGAGGATTCTGGGTGCCTGCACCATTGTCCAGGGGGCGATAGAGAGCATCCTGAACGACACACCCCAGGAGTTTTACTACAGAACCATCAGTTTCCTCAAG TCAAACTCAGAGATCTGTTTCTCTGAACTGTCCACTGTTCCTGGGCTGACCCCTGTGCTGCCAGCAGGAGCCATGTACCTCATG GTGGGGATTGAGATGGAACACTTCCCAGAGTTCCAGAATGATGTGCAGTTCACTGAGCGTCTGGTGACTGAGCAGTCCGTCTTCTGCCTGCCTGCTACG GCATTTGAGTACCCAAATTACTTCCGGATCGTGGTGACCGTACcagaggagatgatggtggaggcATGTGCACGGATCCGGGAGTTTTGCCAGCACCACTACAGACCCTCCAGCCAAGACAGCAATGAGCTGGACCAATGA